The following nucleotide sequence is from Cucumis melo cultivar AY chromosome 1, USDA_Cmelo_AY_1.0, whole genome shotgun sequence.
GTTGCCATTTTGAGCCCTTTAAAATGGGAATTATGAACAATAAAATTCCAATAATCCGGTGTAATTAGTTCACTAGGTCTTCATTAATGGATATTTTATACTTTATTACCTTATATGACCATTTTAAgacattaattaatattataacaactTGATTATTGCTCATGAAATCTATATCAGTTTCCAACTCAATATATGTTTCCTAAATGTGACCACCCtaaattaaatagttatgaTTTTAGAAATTTTTAGTCTCATCCACTCTTTAGTTTAATTTCTTTCGAtctttcaaacaaaaaaattatagaggaaaatgtcaaatttattattttttctttcgtCACATTTTGAGTGAACTTGTATGATTAATAATTAAGcgacaatataattgttttccaTTTATTAGCTATACAATGGAATAAACAGAGACGTCTTTACTCTTGacaatcaaaataaatttatatatatgacACCTTTGTTGTTAGTGATACTCATAAACTAATCTCCGACTAAATATACATATTTCTATATTAGTACGATACGTATGTACTCTAACACTAGATATCTAAATTACATTCacataaattatttatattatatatgtcaCGTTGCATGTGCTATTAAATTAGAAAACTTCACAAATGAAAATTCTATTGTCTTTTgaaatatatcaatgaaaattaCTATAGCTTTGTTGATTGCCTATATGAAACTATTTTAGTTTCAAACTAAATATATGCAAAGCTTTTTAAGACAAACTATCTTGAAAAGAACCCTCCATTTCACATCAATTAAACAAAAAGTTATATTTGATTGTTATGATTTTAAAGTTCTTTCCTTTTGGTTGTCTGAAATTTCTAAAAAGAACATTATTCACTATGTAAACATATATATGGAAAATGTCGAAGTTTGTCACTTCACATGCAAATttcttaataatttatttaagcTTATATTGTTCATCCATGAAAATTGCTTACTTTGTTCATGCTTTTAAGTGTACTAATACCAATCATAACCAATGAGACAAAAAAGTTCAATTTAAACCACTTTGATTAATTAGTCATAATTATACGAcaactttaatttctttttgttaattaaGTACCTTTAAACTAATTTCTAACTAAATAGAGTACTCGTCTCTAAATTGATACAACAAATGAGCTAACTTGAACAATGATAGAAAAAAAAGTCATCAGTTCTTTAATTGCATCATATATGCGTTACGTTGCATGCGGAAGTAATATGAATGTCTTTCGATTATACCACTTTATTCACAAAAATAGGACAAACCCGCTATATATACTAATtaataaaattgaatttgaatttgaataaaataaaattgaatttgaatttgaataaaGCTTAATAAGGTGAATATAAGACCAAAAGATATGGGAAATCACAAATTTGCAACATTTATGATCCTACCATATATGTgagaagaaatatatatatttggcaAGAAATAAAACATTGGAGGTCGAATTAGGTACAAAGAATTAGGAGATAAAAGACAATGGGTTTATATATATGTTAAGTAATAAAAACcagattttgtttatttttatttacctTGTCTGCTTTATTAAAATTCAatgtattttctttatttgcttAAGAGAAAATAGTGTTTGGATTGTTATTTAAAGTGAACAGTGGAAGTGAATCTTTCATCACTTTGCTTAATTCCCTTAAAAGAGCTATCTCATATTTTTCAggtctctctctccctctccctctccctctccccATCTTCATATCCATACAATTTTCCTACATTTTTCTTgctttaatttttctatttaatcaagaggactttttttttttcttttgtctatAATATTACTTCCTTTATTTGTTAATtctaaggaaaaagaaaagccTAAGTTGTTTTATTGATCGcacaaaattattattacttGCATGCTCTTATTGGCGTAGTAAGAGATATATCTAAATTTCTTGATCGGTTAGctttgaatatatatatgttttcctTTGTGTGTgatctttttttctattttatcttCAAATAAGTTGTTAGATcaatacatatataaaaagaaataataatgtATAAGATCAGTTTTATGAATGTTTTTAGATTTATCACATTATAGATATACAttaatgtttttaaattttctctctaaattGGATCTGTTTTATGAATGTTTAATGATCATATAGCTTTGACATTCATACTTTATGTATAGCATCacttatttatttgttttctttttggtcACTTTTACTTATTATACATTACATGCAATATATACCATGAACAACTATCTCTCTTagatgagatttttttttcattttatataaaaaGATGTCTTCTTATCATTTTACTTTTTAGAAACGATAACAATAACAAATGTAAAAGAATCAGATATAACTACTGATTTTTAGGATAGTAACTAGTGCatgattaaattaattgtgtttttttcaaaaaataaatattagaaaaattatcaaaaataacaaatttaataaaatatttagtaaaattttagattctattcATAAAAGACAATAATAGAGAGTGATATGCTTCTCTCAATTTCTATTATTGAAAAATCATAAATTTTACTATagtttataattataaatattttaatttattttattatatttgaaaatgcccGAAATATTATTAGATACATGAGAAATGAGAAAGATGcaataatatttttctttagaaaatattaactcattttattttttaaaaatattttgtatttttctaaagaataataagaaacaaattatttaaacctcatcaaaaaatatttactaatTTTGCTATAAAGTGTAGATTTGTCGTCCACtttgtcatatatatatatatatatatatatatatatatttttataattctGGAATATTTGTTATGATTCGTTAATTATGAAGTCATTGTCActgcttcttctttttctcctttttcatGCATACGTTCGTGTCATGTCAATATATTTCTGCATGTTATTTTCTCCGTTTTGTTTTCAACTTTTTGCatgtatattattttaaatttaaaaaatattgcatccacaatttaattatatattaccAATAAATTTATCTCATATCGCctatttgatttaatttagaTATGAATAGATAATATGATCACTCTGAATAGAATAATAGTATgactataaaaaaaatgtataatgcAGTTAAAAATTAGCTTGATTGAGTGCTATTGACATGCTTAGGGTTTATTCACATAGCAGATGTTGTACTAAAATATCTATCATTATTCTTTTATTGATTTGGACaaactaaaatgataaatttaatttagtccgTAGAAAGAATAATTTGCTCTAACAActtcattaaaattttagagttgtttataattcatattatgaataattaaaccaaaattcaTTTGGCAACTTAGTTTTAATTTAAGACTAATTTTAGATTTGGTGAAAAGTTCACAAGCAAGTATTGATATACTATAAATTCATTAAAAGTCTaatataataagaaaaatatttaaattcatctcttaaaattttcaattagtTTGTTAAGTGTTACTAAGGATGCAGAGTTGAAGCattgtaattaattaacttttaagcatactttttattctttaaaagtAAGCTtatgaataattaattatttaattaatttaattttgttatatagtGAATATTTAAGGCTAAAATCAAGAACATGAAGGACAGCGGTGTTGAGTATAGTAGCAACAAGAAGCACAAAATCGTGTTCGTTTTGGGTTCTACTGCTACCGGAAAGTCAAAACTTTCCGTCGACTTAGCCACTTTCTTCCCATCCGAGATCATCAATTCCGACAAGATTCAGTTCTATAAAGGCCTCGACATAATCACCAACAAGATCAACCAATCCGATCGTCGCGGCGTTCCTCATCATCTCCTCGGCGTAATCCACGAGCCAGACGCCGATTTAACAGCCGGAGAGTTCTGCCGTCTCGTCGAAGACTCAATCGCCGACGTTATCAGCCGCGGGTGCCTTCCGATCGTCGTCGGAGGTTCAAACAACTACATCGAAGCACTAGTTGAGAATCCGATTACAGATTTTCGCTCGCGGTTCGATTGTTGTTTCCTGTGGACCGATGTTGCTCTGCCTGTTCTGTACAAGTACATCGGGAAACGAGTGGATCAAATGGTGGAATTAGGGCTAGTGGAAGAAGTTGGTGAGATGTTCGTTCCTGGTGCGGACTATAGCCGCGGAATCCGCCGCGCAATCGGCGCTCCAGAGCTAGAGAGTTACTTCAAAGCAGAGAAGAACAACGAAGAAGAAACGTACAAGAAGGAATTATTGAAGTCGGCGATTCATGAAATTAAGGAAAACACCTGTAAACTGGCGCTCCGACAATTCGGAAAGATCCACCGGCTGAGAGATGAGCTCGGTTGGGGACTCCACCGGATCGACGTTACGGCGGTGTTTGAAAAGAGCGGAGAAGAGGCGGCAGATGAGTGGATGAATGCGGTTCTGAAACCGAGTTTGGGGATCGTTGGAGATTTCTTGAACGAAAAACAGAGAAGTTATCAGATGGAAACGATGACGAAGAACAGAATGGGGGTGATGAATAATGGGTATGAAGAATTGAAAGGGAAATGGAATTTTGGATCAAATAACGCGATTGGATTTGGTTTAGTGATTGGATTTACGTCGTTAAGTTTAATGGCGAACTGGATTTTGAGTTGGAAATGAAAGCCAAATACGGATTGGACCTTCAAACTAgctttaataattaatatgaaatcCAAGGGTTTGAAATAATTCTGCTTGGTTAATTAGTTAGTTAATTAGAGTTTTATGTATCACTATGTAATCAAATATGATGTTGGGAAATAATGAAATTATAATAGGCGCGCTTCTTCTTATTAAAGATCTACACACTGAAAGTTATATATTTACACACACGTCCAAAATTCATTTTTAGTTCCTTAAAATTTGTTCTAAATTGCTTTTCtattaatctttttatttatttattttgatttttaggttctttaaatatatattttattttaatgtgTTTTTGAATGTTTAGATGATTTTTTTAGTGTCAATTtagaatataaaaaatctttctATGATCACTTTTGAACTGATATTTGGTAAACAAACTAAAATCTAAATGGAAAATAAAAGATATTTGGTAGATGGAAAGAAGAGATTTAAGGTGgagatgtaacgacccaactctttatactaagctcaggtcattactaaaaagaaacaatgacaagagaccctttttgaaacgagggaagaataaattttcattaaaaacggaatattaaaacactgaaacataaacgcggaagcaaaactgagtccccatatggcatgtcacggatccttctttgtcgctcgccagctttcctctacctttaccttcgcctgaaatgttaaacatagaaaaagtgagtataaacatatactcagtaagggacctactactagtcccgctaggtgtctgttaacttcccattagagtcctgaaaatggtacccaatctctggcacgttcccgaacacgtgcaacatgcgctcctgtaggaacgaaaatctggtcttcggtgtcccgggggagcacctaggacatgctggtctgtagtgaacccgggggtaacactaagacgatcgggatgcgaggaccccgtcgaatcactcgaatcgtatctatatacatgctagactggcgtcccgtcggaccacacagtcctaaataagtggtgatcccgaaggacacccatgcaggtacgactctaatagacaaagttaacagaacaccctattcatagcatgtaccataacatcataacatgacatgagtattaatcttaacgtccttaatcatgtgattaatatatcatgcattaacaatcatcaacatcaatctaccagtcattaacataacatcagtcaccatcatcaatcatcaacataataatctcagtcatcatcatcaacatcaatacaatgacagtcattatcagtagcatcaagttatgcattttagctaccatcaatgcataatcataattacatgcggtctcttaaattcagttcgaaggtctagtaggagaatctcttacctggagattttagccaaacaaggtacttcctagttgacagtaaaaattctccaattaacttgatcctaatcataaaaggaaaacttagtatcttaattaatgaaattagcaattggctaacatccaaaaatcctcccaaattaattaactttctaaaaattggggttccttgattgggaaaaatccaagatttagatcttaaaaagtttagccaattgaacctttaaagaaacctcaaatagatccaaaattaaattaataaaatattaatttaatttcattggcttaccaaggttactcaaatggaggttgaaaaatacatcactttaaatcctcaagcttccaaagagaccaatcttaactccAACTGATGAAGcagcgacagcagagggttatcttagagaagaagatgaagaacctttttcttttccctttactttccaacttaagcattccaatctatttatagacccaaataataacaataataataataattattatttccttttccttttccttttaggatatatatatatatatatatatatattataataacaataatatttattattattattttcttttccttttccttttaggatatatatatatatataataccaaaaaatatacatatatctttattcctattatctttcctaaataaatgccttaaatgcacaaaatcttaggcatttataaccattaataataataataatacttctttattattattatttttctctcaccaaaatctacaataaacatatatatttatttaaaccatcattctctcttgtaaataaatatatatctttttcgtccaatcaaatcaaccatctctttcctcatggattatcttcttttccaaacaaatataattatattccataatataattaacttcacttttccaaattattaattaaatatatatatccatatatatatactcaattaaatccaagtccaccaaaactaacttttccctccaaaatctcaaattaacttaaattctcaattaatttaatcaatcaaatcttttccaataaatgacttataacttccaacatgaattatcttaacccaaccatagcaactccactccataatcaagatttaactttcaataattaattatcttctacaataatcaattattatttatctttctccaaaatacaattatcttttccttaaataattatatttcaacaaatataattatcttttcctttaacataataattatatatatatttccacatatacatataattattaaatctccaacaaactttccaccccacaatttaattaaataacatccataattatttaattaaatttaacttcaacaacactaaaaatccacaactttacttaattctcttaacttactatttaatcaaaaactcaacaaacaccccatgccaaaacctctaattaattaaatattcatccaagaaatatttaattaatttcaattcccacctgaatcaaataattctcattaaatggattcaaaataacgcccaataaattatcttaatttttggggcgttacaggaGAACTAAAAATGAAAAGATACACAACTAGTTTATCAATCAATTAAAAAAACCACTAAACAAAATTATAGAGAAAAGATGATTAAAAATAATCTTCATGTTGTGGGTCTAACGGAGTATCGCTAAAGACAcacacaataataataataaaaaactataagatttttttctttcaaccaTCTAACTTTTTAACCTATTAAAATCTAATTACAATCATCATTTAACATATGATCAATTATGTTTAGCAACCATTTAGAATCATTATTTAAACTTCATAATAAAAATGTTCATTACTAAAGTTTAAAGACCAATTAGACACCTACTTAAAACATCAAAgattaaaaatatgtttttccattatatatatatgataaagctaaattatatatatataaaaaaaatctttcaatTTTAAACTTTACCTTGAAAGTAAGGATTAAGTTTCAAAAGTTTTAAGAATACTCATATTTCTAAAATTAGTTGAAAAATACTAGTATGGTTAGTTTGCATAAAAAACTGTTTatgttttgtttaaaatatatgTATGGACTTTCAagagttttaaaaatattaatttttaaaaaagaattaaaatatacTCCTACTGTTACATGAACATAAACTATTTTTCTTCGTTCTTTCCCCTTCAATACTCTCTTATTCCTCTTCTCGTTGACTATTTGGCACTtgtttatataaaataaacaaacaaataaaattgcACACTTTCATTAGTGTATATGAACTATAccaaaaataaaccaaaattttaagttaaaacataaaattttggtttttgaaaaaattgataTAGACTAAGAAtcgaaaaattagaaaaatattggagtacctataagaaaaaaagtaagaataatttattttaaaattgactCTTTTTGAAAcctaaaaaaattcaaacaaattgttttaaagttttttttcacAAGAATTTAACGGTTTATGTTCAAATATTAACAATTAAGatatttttgaacttttattagattaaatgtatttttgaaaatttaaaagtttaaaggtatttttgaaacaaattaaaattttaacggTTCATCCAAAACTAAAAAGGATATttgttgaagttttttttttttttttttttaaaaatttaaaaatatttttgaaactttaGAAACATTTTTAACACAGATTGGAGAGTTCGAGGGTATTTTTATACTTTAAcctaaataataaataatgtttttatctaaatctttttagtaatttccatttatttttttcatggctctaaattttcttcttatttttattatggCCCAAAGTCTACCCTTCTATGTGTTTCTGTATGCACACATATTGGAGTTTTTAGGTTAAAGCACGGTTTTTTGTCTTTATGgtttaaagtttgtttaattttgtttatgtaTGTCTAACTTTAGTTTATTGCTTTCAAATAATTTCCATTTTAATTTGTTACAATTAAAATTTGCTAAATAATAATGTAAAGTAATCAACTAATAATATTGACTACCATACATGCATATAGATCaaaatgttatttattttttaacataaagattattaaaaaagaaaagagaagagaaaacaTATAGGAACTAATTTTTAGGTTACACTCATATGTTTGCAAGTCATATATATTAGATAGATAACATTGAACATTCTCAAAATGTGATTGCAAATGGTCTTGTTTGTAAGGTAATGTTTGATGACATTTCAAAACAATGGTTGTAGCAAATGGTCTTGTTTTTCCCCCTcatgcattttttttcttatttctcaaatgaatgaataaataaataaacaaacaaaccaAACATAAACTCCTTTTCTAGAAGAaaaatatgattttatttttgttattaaagTAAACTGAATAAGATAGGTGTAACTCATGATATGTCTAATTATTGTTCATTGTTATTTGTTGCatttcaatataaattaatctTAGTACTCAACTATGTAGTACTGAcattaaaatattttacatCTCAAGTGAGAATAAACACTTTAAACTAAGAGTGATTTATTTATTACCATATTAGAGTTAGAATTGGCACGGGTTAAACACGTGACTTGAAATTTGCATAGAAACTAAAAAAAGGGaataaatgtaataaatctTGTAATGTACACAACAACACAATAAATGGATAATGGGATAATGATTTAAAAACCTAAATGGATGTTTAAGAAATCTCAGCGTTCATCTTCATGCAATGAATCTATAAATGTAACATATTAGATTCTTAGATTTATGGCATTTAATGGCCTCAAAACTTCCTCTTCAACAATTCTACATTTGTTGAAACAAAAAGGCAATAATTAATGTAGTAGAATTAATACTCAAATTTcttaaatttctcttttttcttcttattattaaattaataatttaattcacTTCATATACTTATTAATGACATTCCTTAATGGATATTTTTCATCGATGATTTTTTGACGAAAGGGTATAAttgacatttaaaaataataaaataaaaaaaaacatgataTGAGTTGAATTGATAACTAAAGGTCGGGTGGGTCTAAGAAAAGAAGGCTAGTTAGACTAAAAAGTCCAAGCCAACACCTTAGTCAAGGTCAAGGTCAAGATCAAACCTTACCAAATGCTTAACTGGACATGTTTTGTACATGTCTGGATCCAAAGTAACACTTTCTAATCCCAAAACATAGCTCGAGGAGTAGTTGAGGTCGATGTTGACCCTTTCCAAATgctttgtaacgacccaacttttccggactaagctgaggtcactaccaaataccaaaactcgaccattcaacataaaattttaaaacggaccagatacgattcattaaaacagtataaaccttacaaaagacagtttcgggccctattttaaataattcaagaaaaatcacaaaataaaatgtcaagtcaccagtccaaaatcacagtcaaaatattctgacaaaatacatagcggaagcgaaaagaaaaccggacgcgtccatatggccttcacgcatccttcc
It contains:
- the LOC103489774 gene encoding adenylate isopentenyltransferase 5, chloroplastic-like, whose amino-acid sequence is MKDSGVEYSSNKKHKIVFVLGSTATGKSKLSVDLATFFPSEIINSDKIQFYKGLDIITNKINQSDRRGVPHHLLGVIHEPDADLTAGEFCRLVEDSIADVISRGCLPIVVGGSNNYIEALVENPITDFRSRFDCCFLWTDVALPVLYKYIGKRVDQMVELGLVEEVGEMFVPGADYSRGIRRAIGAPELESYFKAEKNNEEETYKKELLKSAIHEIKENTCKLALRQFGKIHRLRDELGWGLHRIDVTAVFEKSGEEAADEWMNAVLKPSLGIVGDFLNEKQRSYQMETMTKNRMGVMNNGYEELKGKWNFGSNNAIGFGLVIGFTSLSLMANWILSWK